One genomic region from Ornithinicoccus hortensis encodes:
- the trpS gene encoding tryptophan--tRNA ligase, translating into MMTTETTTETVGAESAGDALAGSTSGASLARTTARSAEIERQIDVDPSGFRVLTGDRPTGNLHLGHYFGTLRNRVLLQRKGVETFILVADYQVITDRDGVGAIRERVLSLLADYLAVGLDPEATTIFTHSSIPALNQLMLPFLSLVTDAELRRNPTVKAEFEATGGRPMSGLLLTYPVHQAADILFCKANLVPVGKDQLPHLEQARVVARRFDERYGRAVPDAPVFPAPEALLSQAANLLGTDGQKMSKSKGNTIELGMDADATAKALKKAVTDADRHITYDPENRPEVANLLLLAGLASDRDPAQIAEEIGDGGGGTLKKVVTEAVNEHFAPIRARRAELAADEAYLREVLARGNARATEIAEATLDEVRTAMQMQY; encoded by the coding sequence ATGATGACGACCGAGACCACCACCGAGACCGTGGGCGCCGAGTCCGCCGGGGACGCCCTGGCCGGGTCCACCTCCGGGGCCTCGCTGGCCCGCACCACGGCCCGCTCCGCCGAGATCGAGCGGCAGATCGACGTCGACCCCTCGGGCTTCCGGGTGCTCACCGGCGACCGGCCCACCGGCAACTTGCACCTGGGTCACTACTTCGGCACGCTGCGCAACCGGGTCCTGCTGCAACGCAAGGGCGTGGAGACCTTCATCCTGGTGGCCGACTACCAGGTGATCACCGACCGGGACGGCGTCGGCGCGATCCGGGAGCGGGTGCTCTCGCTGCTGGCCGACTACCTGGCCGTCGGGCTGGACCCGGAGGCCACCACGATCTTCACCCACTCCTCGATCCCGGCGCTCAACCAGCTGATGCTGCCCTTCCTGTCCCTGGTGACCGATGCCGAACTGCGTCGCAACCCGACGGTGAAGGCCGAGTTCGAGGCGACCGGGGGCCGCCCGATGTCCGGCCTGCTGCTGACCTACCCGGTCCACCAGGCGGCCGACATCCTGTTCTGCAAGGCCAACCTGGTCCCGGTCGGCAAGGACCAGCTGCCGCACCTGGAGCAGGCCCGGGTGGTCGCGCGCCGGTTCGACGAGCGCTACGGCCGGGCCGTCCCGGACGCACCGGTCTTCCCCGCGCCGGAGGCGCTGCTGTCCCAGGCGGCGAACCTGCTCGGCACCGACGGGCAGAAGATGAGCAAGTCCAAGGGCAACACGATCGAGCTCGGGATGGACGCCGACGCCACCGCCAAGGCGCTCAAGAAGGCGGTCACCGACGCGGACCGGCACATCACCTACGACCCGGAGAACCGGCCCGAGGTCGCCAACCTGCTCCTACTGGCCGGGCTGGCCTCCGACCGCGACCCGGCGCAGATCGCGGAGGAGATCGGGGACGGCGGCGGCGGCACCCTGAAGAAGGTGGTCACCGAGGCGGTCAACGAGCACTTCGCCCCGATCCGGGCCCGCCGAGCCGAGCTGGCCGCGGACGAGGCCTACCTCCGCGAGGTGCTGGCCCGGGGCAACGCGCGCGCCACCGAGATCGCCGAGGCGACGCTCGACGAGGTGCGCACCGCCAT